In one Lolium rigidum isolate FL_2022 chromosome 3, APGP_CSIRO_Lrig_0.1, whole genome shotgun sequence genomic region, the following are encoded:
- the LOC124697669 gene encoding non-specific lipid transfer protein GPI-anchored 5-like, giving the protein MAIIGAKSFFVVAVAAVLVMSASAQSGCTVALIGLYPCMNYISGNETAPAKSCCSQLSSVVQSQPECLCSALGGDSVGGMTINKTRALELPKACNVQTPPVSKCNDAGGASAPVTDAPTTPELQTPAAADSGSKATPSGLLQQNGVSSLHGPVGLVFALAAAAFYAVSTV; this is encoded by the exons ATGGCAATTATCGGAGCAAAAAGCTTcttcgtggtggcggtggcggcggtgctggTGATGTCGGCGTCTGCGCAGTCTGGATGCACGGTGGCGCTGATCGGCCTGTACCCGTGCATGAACTACATCAGCGGCAACGAGACGGCGCCGGCCAAATCATGCTGCTCGCAGCTCAGCTCCGTAGTGCAGTCCCAGCCAGAGTGCCTCTGcagcgcgctcggcggcgactcgGTCGGCGGCATGACCATCAACAAGACGCGGGCACTCGAGCTCCCCAAGGCGTGCAATGTGCAGACTCCTCCGGTGAGCAAGTGTAACGACG CTGGTGGTGCCAGTGCTCcggtcaccgacgcgccgaccacgCCGGAGTTGCAGACACCTGCGGCTGCCGACTCAGGATCAAAGGCGACGCCATCAGGGCT ACTCCAA CAGAATGGTGTCTCGTCGCTCCATGGCCCAGTGGGTCTGGTGTTCGCTCTCGCGGCCGCTGCGTTCTATGCTGTGTCCACCGTGTGA
- the LOC124704665 gene encoding proteasome subunit beta type-2-like: MDSVFGVVGGGFAVVAAGTSAQRSSYVFSNPDHDRVTRLGSHLLLGVSGVHGDCLRLRDETRASVSTDKISSAAGAADAARGAVLACAQSANAMIASYDTSEGPTMYAVGGTAPPHQVEKYGAAGCGAGLCTPVMDEHYRPGMTVKEAVAIVDRCIKQVRRLGLASFVIMVVDKDGAREYARRIVKPKADMEKKT, translated from the exons ATGGACAGCGTGTTTGGCGTGGTGGGGGGCGGCTTCGCGGTGGTGGCCGCCGGCACCTCCGCCCAGCGGAGCAGCTACGTGTTCAGCAACCCCGACCATGACAGGGTCACGCGCCTCGGCTCCCACCTTCTTCTCGGCGTGTCCGGCGTCCACGGCGACTG CCTGCGGTTACGAGACGAGACGAGGGCGAGCGTGAGCACCGACaagatctccagcgccgccggggCCGCGGACGCCGCACGGGGGGCGGTGCTCGCCTGCGCTCAATCCGCCAACGCAATGATCGCTAGCTACGACACGTCCGAGGGCCCGACGATGTACGCCGTGGGCGGCACCGCGCCGCCGCACCAGGTGGAGAAGTACGGGGCTGCCGGGTGCGGGGCGGGCCTCTGCACGCCGGTGATGGATGAGCACTACCGCCCCGGCATGACAGTGAAGGAAGCGGTGGCTATCGTTGACCGGTGCATCAAGCAGGTCCGGCGGCTCGGGCTCGCCAGCTTCGTGATCATGGTCGTGGACAAGGACGGGGCCAGGGAGTACGCCAGGCGTATAGTAAAGCCGAAGGCCGATATGGAGAAAAAAACTTAG